A window of the Henckelia pumila isolate YLH828 chromosome 3, ASM3356847v2, whole genome shotgun sequence genome harbors these coding sequences:
- the LOC140891055 gene encoding F-box/kelch-repeat protein At5g15710 — MFDMAGEASESGSRASNSGSVRSGSFREEETFHRQASFGGSGSRNTSPLGRMGSRNTSPSRQKVIKTKPRGLDEEIMATFCKSVQPDIQMEDNIWAMLPEDLLNEILARVPPFMIFRLRSVCKRWNSILQDNSFLKFHSQVPSHGPCLLTFWKNSQTPQCSVFSLPLKQWFRIPFTFLPQWAFWLVGSSGGLVCFSGLDGLTFKTLVCNPLTQTWRTLPSMHYNQQRQLILVVDRKDRSFKIIATSDIYGDKSLPTEVYDSKLCIWSLHQTMPAVNLCSSKMAFCDSRLYLETLSPLGLMMYRMDTGQWEHIPAKFPRSLLDGYLVAGTQKRLFLVGRIGLYSTLQSMRIWELDHSKFVWVEVSRMPPRYFRALLRLSAERFECFGQDNLICFTSWNQGKGLLYDVDKKAWSWIAGCALQSYNSQVCFYEPRFDAMIY, encoded by the coding sequence atgtttgatatggctggAGAAGCTTCTGAATCTGGGTCGAGGGCATCAAATTCTGGATCAGTGAGAAGTGGATCTTTCCGTGAGGAGGAAACTTTCCACCGGCAAGCGAGTTTTGGAGGAAGTGGATCCAGGAATACCAGCCCTCTTGGCAGGATGGGGTCAAGGAATACAAGTCCGTCTAGGCAGAAGGTGATCAAGACCAAACCACGGGGTTTAGACGAAGAAATTATGGCCACATTTTGTAAATCTGTACAACCGGATATCCAGATGGAAGATAATATATGGGCCATGCTGCCAGAAGATTTGTTGAATGAAATATTGGCCAGAGTTCCACCATTCATGATTTTTCGGCTCCGTTCTGTTTGTAAAAGATGGAATTCAATTTTGCAAGACAATAGCTTTCTGAAGTTCCATTCACAAGTACCCTCCCATGGGCCTTGCCTCCTCACATTTTGGAAAAATTCACAGACGCCTCAATGTTCAGTATTCAGTTTGCCTTTGAAACAGTGGTTTCGGATTCCATTTACATTTCTGCCGCAGTGGGCTTTCTGGTTGGTTGGTTCATCCGGTGGCCTGGTCTGTTTCTCGGGTTTGGATGGATTGACTTTCAAAACATTAGTTTGTAATCCACTAACACAAACTTGGAGGACTTTGCCAAGTATGCATTATAATCAACAAAGGCAGTTGATATTGGTAGTTGATCGAAAGGATCGGTCTTTTAAAATTATAGCCACCAGTGATATTTATGGTGATAAGTCTTTACCCACAGAAGTATATGACTCTAAGCTTTGCATATGGTCGCTTCACCAAACCATGCCTGCCGTTAATCTTTGCTCCTCGAAGATGGCATTTTGTGACTCAAGGTTGTATTTGGAGACTCTTTCACCATTAGGTTTGATGATGTATAGAATGGATACGGGCCAATGGGAACACATCCCGGCAAAATTTCCTCGGTCTTTATTGGATGGGTATCTAGTGGCTGGAACTCAGAAGCGCCTGTTTCTAGTTGGAAGAATCGGTCTTTATAGTACTCTTCAAAGCATGAGGATATGGGAGCTTGATCATTCAAAATTTGTTTGGGTTGAGGTAAGTAGGATGCCACCTAGGTATTTTCGAGCTCTCTTGAGATTATCAGCAGAAAGATTTGAATGCTTTGGTCAGGATAATCTGATATGTTTCACATCGTGGAACCAAGGGAAAGGTCTTCTCTATGACGTTGATAAAAAAGCGTGGTCTTGGATTGCTGGATGTGCTCTTCAATCGTACAACAGTCAGGTCTGTTTCTATGAGCCAAGATTTGATGCTATGATCTATTGA
- the LOC140887300 gene encoding DNA-directed RNA polymerase 2B, chloroplastic/mitochondrial-like isoform X1 translates to MNTSKTPSAFTITHSSIQFNKPEVFIIETPRNPTVMWKNIAKRLISSNSRTSSPTRCLSYLGFSNNSNFSEFRIKPLFELDSHSNMCLPGWGSRKIKDFWSRDEYLAGLLWHGWRKHVNYDSSRCRSYATVAEAVEASHTDLEEDGVLNVCAADEVQELLNEVRKEEKRKYYMQWRRQKYVKGLGKGKYKALKRRQVKIETEAWVQATKEYKELLNDMCEQKLAPNLPYVKSLFLGWFEPLRNKIEEEQEFIREGKCKAGYAPYFDQLPADMMAVITMHKLTGLLMTGGEHGCARVVQAACMIGDAIEQEVRIHRFLESRKKKKGENDIENEGNGSNDIPQEQEKLRKKVTNLIKKQKLRAVRQLVSRQHEGKPWGQDAKAKVGSRLIELILQTAYILSPANQLADTPPDVRPAFTHTCKTVARETNRTASRRYGVIQCDPLVRKGLERTARHMIIPYMPMLVHPIKWTGYDNGAYLYLPSYVMRTHGARQQREAVKRTPRKQLQLVFEALDTLGSTRWRVNKRVLDVVDRIWANGGRLAGLIDRDDVPLPEKPDTEDESIIKKWNWKVKAIKKENGERYSQRCDTELKLAVARKLKDEEGFFYPHNLDFRGRAYPMHPHLNHLGSDICRGILEFSDGRPLGKSGLRWLKIHLANLFANGVDKLSHEGRVSFTENHLDDIFDSADRPLEGRRWWLNAEDPFQCLAVCINLAEALRNPSPDTTLSHIPVHQDGSCNGLQHYAALGRDKLGAAAVNLVAGEKPADVYSGIAARVLDIMKKDAQKDPAVFPDSLRARLLINQVDRKLVKQTVMTSVYGVTYIGARDQIKRRLKERGAIEDDEQLFGAACYAAKITLTALEQMFEAARSIMGWLGDCAKIIASENHPVQWTTPLGLPVVQPYRKIGRHLIKTSLQVLTLQRESEKIMVKRQRTAFPPNFVHSLDGSHMMMTAIACKNAGLNFAGVHDSYWTHACDVDDMNRILREKFVELYETPILENMMLGFQTSFPTLSFPPLPGRGDFDLREVLQSPYFFN, encoded by the exons ATGAACACCAGTAAAACCCCTTCAGCCTTCACCATTACTCATTCAAGTATCCAATTTAACAAGCCGGAAGTTTTCATCATAGAGACCCCAAGAAACCCCACAGTCATGTGGAAAAACATTGCCAAAAGATTAATTAGTTCCAATTCAAGAACCTCCTCACCCACTCGATGTTTGAGCTATCTGGGATTCTCTAACAATTCTAATTTTTCAGAATTCAGGATTAAACCCCTATTTGAGCTCGATTCTCACTCCAATATGTGTTTACCTGGATGGGGTAGTCGGAAAATTAAAGATTTTTGGAGTCGAGATGAGTACTTGGCTGGACTCTTATGGCATGGTTGGAGAAAACATGTGAACTATGACAGTTCTCGTTGCAGAAGTTATGCTACTGTGGCGGAGGCTGTGGAGGCGTCCCACACTGATTTAGAAGAGGATGGTGTTCTTAATGTTTGTGCGGCTGATGAGGTTCAAGAACTTCTGAATGAAGTAAGAAAAGAGGAGAAAAGAAAGTATTATATGCAGTGGAGACGTCAGAAGTATGTTAAAGGGTTGGGAAAGGGTAAGTATAAAGCTCTGAAGAGGAGGCAAGTGAAGATTGAGACTGAGGCTTGGGTACAGGCTACTAAAGAGTACAAGGAGCTTTTGAATGATATGTGCGAGCAGAAATTGGCTCCCAATTTACCCTACGTGAAGTCTTTGTTTTTAGGATGGTTTGAGCCCTTGCGTAACAAGATAGAGGAAGAGCAAGAGTTCATTAGGGAAGGCAAGTGTAAGGCAGGATATGCCCCATATTTTGATCAGTTGCCTGCTGATATGATGGCTGTTATTACAATGCATAAGCTAACGGGTTTGTTGATGACGGGGGGTGAGCATGGATGTGCGAGAGTGGTACAGGCTGCTTGCATGATAGGTGATGCAATTGAACAAGAG GTGAGAATACACAGATTTCTGGAGAgcagaaagaaaaaaaagggTGAGAACGATATAGAGAATGAAGGAAATGGATCGAATGACATTCCCCAAGAACAAGAAAAATTGAGGAAGAAGGTGACTAATTTGATTAAAAAGCAAAAGCTGCGAGCAGTGAGACAGTTAGTTAGTAGACAGCATGAGGGAAAGCCATGGGGACAAGATGCTAAAGCCAAG GTTGGAAGTCGTCTCATTGAATTGATTCTGCAAACAGCGTATATTCTATCTCCAGCCAACCAGTTGGCCGATACTCCACCTGATGTTCGGCCTGCATTCACACACACCTGTAAAACAGTAGCAAGAGAAACAAA CAGGACAGCTAGCAGAAGATATGGTGTTATCCAATGTGACCCACTTGTTCGGAAAGGACTCGAGAGAACT GCCAGACACATGATCATCCCTTATATGCCGATGTTAGTGCATCCAATCAAGTGGACAGG ATATGACAATGGTGCGTATTTATACCTGCCTTCATATGTAATGCGCACGCATGGTGCACGACAACAACGCGAGGCAGTAAAGAGGACTCCTAGGAAACAACTACAACTTGTATTCGAG GCACTGGACACCCTTGGAAGCACCAGATGGCGAGTGAATAAGAGAGTTCTTGATGTTGTCGATAGAATATGGGCTAACGGAGGTCGTCTTGCAGGCTTAATTGACCGTGATGAT GTCCCTCTGCCAGAGAAACCAGATACAGAAGATGaatcaattattaaaaaatGGAATTGGAAAGTTAAGGCTATTAAAAAAGAAAATGGCGAGAGGTATTCACAACGTTGTGATACAGAGCTTAAACTTGCT GTTGCACGGAAATTGAAAGACGAAGAAGGTTTCTTCTACCCTCACAACCTTGATTTTCGAGGCCGCGCATACCCTATGCACCCACATTTGAACCATCTAGGCTCAGATATTTGTAGGGGAATCCTCGAGTTCTCGGATGGGCGACCTCTTGGAAAATCAGGCTTGCGCTGGTTGAAGATACATTTGGCAAATTTATTTGCCAATGGTGTGGACAAATTATCTCATGAGGGTCGAGTATCTTTTACTGAGAATCACTTGGATGATATATTTGATTCTGCTGACAGACCACTTGAAGGAAGGCGATGGTGGTTGAATGCGGAAGATCCATTTCAGTGTTTGGCTGTATGTATCAATCTGGCTGAAGCTCTGAGAAATCCATCTCCAGATACAACACTTTCACATATTCCAGTGCACCAG GATGGTTCCTGCAACGGCTTACAGCATTATGCTGCCCTTGGTAGAGATAAG TTAGGAGCAGCTGCTGTTAATTTGGTTGCTGGAGAAAAACCTGCTGATGTTTACTCCGGAATAGCTGCCAG GGTTCTTGATATCATGAAGAAAGATGCACAGAAAGATCCTGCAGTATTCCCTGATTCATTGCGAGCAAGATTACTGATCAATCAG GTTGATAGGAAGCTGGTTAAGCAGACAGTGATGACATCAGTGTATGGAGTTACTTATATTGGTGCTCGAGATCAAATAAAGAGAAGGTTAAAAGAACGTGGTGCCATTGAAGATGATGAACAACTCTTCGGTGCGGCTTGTTATGCAGCAAAA ATTACCTTAACTGCATTGGAGCAAATGTTTGAGGCGGCTAGGAGCATCATGGGTTGGCTTGGAGATTGTGCGAAG ATTATTGCATCCGAGAACCATCCAGTTCAGTGGACAACTCCACTTGGACTACCAGTGGTTCAGCCGTACCGTAAAATAGGAAGACATTTG ATTAAAACTTCTCTTCAAGTTTTGACTCTGCAACGGGAGTCAGAAAAG ATAATGGTCAAAAGGCAGAGAACAGCTTTCCCCCCGAACTTTGTGCATTCCCTTGATGGTTCACATATGATGATGACTGCTATTGCCTGCAAGAACGCAGGCTTAAATTTTGCAG GTGTTCATGATTCGTACTGGACCCACGCATGTGATGTTGATGACATGAACCGAATACTAAGAGAGAAATTTGTAGAACTTTATGAAACTCCTATTCTTGAGAAT ATGATGTTGGGGTTTCAAACATCTTTTCCCACGTTGTCGTTCCCTCCATTGCCTGGTCGAGGGGATTTTGATCTCAGAGAAGTATTGCAATCTCCATATTTCTTTAACTAA
- the LOC140887300 gene encoding DNA-directed RNA polymerase 2B, chloroplastic/mitochondrial-like isoform X2: MNTSKTPSAFTITHSSIQFNKPEVFIIETPRNPTVMWKNIAKRLISSNSRTSSPTRCLSYLGFSNNSNFSEFRIKPLFELDSHSNMCLPGWGSRKIKDFWSRDEYLAGLLWHGWRKHVNYDSSRCRSYATVAEAVEASHTDLEEDGVLNVCAADEVQELLNEVRKEEKRKYYMQWRRQKYVKGLGKGKYKALKRRQVKIETEAWVQATKEYKELLNDMCEQKLAPNLPYVKSLFLGWFEPLRNKIEEEQEFIREGKCKAGYAPYFDQLPADMMAVITMHKLTGLLMTGGEHGCARVVQAACMIGDAIEQEVRIHRFLESRKKKKGENDIENEGNGSNDIPQEQEKLRKKVTNLIKKQKLRAVRQLVSRQHEGKPWGQDAKAKVGSRLIELILQTAYILSPANQLADTPPDVRPAFTHTCKTVARETKTASRRYGVIQCDPLVRKGLERTARHMIIPYMPMLVHPIKWTGYDNGAYLYLPSYVMRTHGARQQREAVKRTPRKQLQLVFEALDTLGSTRWRVNKRVLDVVDRIWANGGRLAGLIDRDDVPLPEKPDTEDESIIKKWNWKVKAIKKENGERYSQRCDTELKLAVARKLKDEEGFFYPHNLDFRGRAYPMHPHLNHLGSDICRGILEFSDGRPLGKSGLRWLKIHLANLFANGVDKLSHEGRVSFTENHLDDIFDSADRPLEGRRWWLNAEDPFQCLAVCINLAEALRNPSPDTTLSHIPVHQDGSCNGLQHYAALGRDKLGAAAVNLVAGEKPADVYSGIAARVLDIMKKDAQKDPAVFPDSLRARLLINQVDRKLVKQTVMTSVYGVTYIGARDQIKRRLKERGAIEDDEQLFGAACYAAKITLTALEQMFEAARSIMGWLGDCAKIIASENHPVQWTTPLGLPVVQPYRKIGRHLIKTSLQVLTLQRESEKIMVKRQRTAFPPNFVHSLDGSHMMMTAIACKNAGLNFAGVHDSYWTHACDVDDMNRILREKFVELYETPILENMMLGFQTSFPTLSFPPLPGRGDFDLREVLQSPYFFN, encoded by the exons ATGAACACCAGTAAAACCCCTTCAGCCTTCACCATTACTCATTCAAGTATCCAATTTAACAAGCCGGAAGTTTTCATCATAGAGACCCCAAGAAACCCCACAGTCATGTGGAAAAACATTGCCAAAAGATTAATTAGTTCCAATTCAAGAACCTCCTCACCCACTCGATGTTTGAGCTATCTGGGATTCTCTAACAATTCTAATTTTTCAGAATTCAGGATTAAACCCCTATTTGAGCTCGATTCTCACTCCAATATGTGTTTACCTGGATGGGGTAGTCGGAAAATTAAAGATTTTTGGAGTCGAGATGAGTACTTGGCTGGACTCTTATGGCATGGTTGGAGAAAACATGTGAACTATGACAGTTCTCGTTGCAGAAGTTATGCTACTGTGGCGGAGGCTGTGGAGGCGTCCCACACTGATTTAGAAGAGGATGGTGTTCTTAATGTTTGTGCGGCTGATGAGGTTCAAGAACTTCTGAATGAAGTAAGAAAAGAGGAGAAAAGAAAGTATTATATGCAGTGGAGACGTCAGAAGTATGTTAAAGGGTTGGGAAAGGGTAAGTATAAAGCTCTGAAGAGGAGGCAAGTGAAGATTGAGACTGAGGCTTGGGTACAGGCTACTAAAGAGTACAAGGAGCTTTTGAATGATATGTGCGAGCAGAAATTGGCTCCCAATTTACCCTACGTGAAGTCTTTGTTTTTAGGATGGTTTGAGCCCTTGCGTAACAAGATAGAGGAAGAGCAAGAGTTCATTAGGGAAGGCAAGTGTAAGGCAGGATATGCCCCATATTTTGATCAGTTGCCTGCTGATATGATGGCTGTTATTACAATGCATAAGCTAACGGGTTTGTTGATGACGGGGGGTGAGCATGGATGTGCGAGAGTGGTACAGGCTGCTTGCATGATAGGTGATGCAATTGAACAAGAG GTGAGAATACACAGATTTCTGGAGAgcagaaagaaaaaaaagggTGAGAACGATATAGAGAATGAAGGAAATGGATCGAATGACATTCCCCAAGAACAAGAAAAATTGAGGAAGAAGGTGACTAATTTGATTAAAAAGCAAAAGCTGCGAGCAGTGAGACAGTTAGTTAGTAGACAGCATGAGGGAAAGCCATGGGGACAAGATGCTAAAGCCAAG GTTGGAAGTCGTCTCATTGAATTGATTCTGCAAACAGCGTATATTCTATCTCCAGCCAACCAGTTGGCCGATACTCCACCTGATGTTCGGCCTGCATTCACACACACCTGTAAAACAGTAGCAAGAGAAACAAA GACAGCTAGCAGAAGATATGGTGTTATCCAATGTGACCCACTTGTTCGGAAAGGACTCGAGAGAACT GCCAGACACATGATCATCCCTTATATGCCGATGTTAGTGCATCCAATCAAGTGGACAGG ATATGACAATGGTGCGTATTTATACCTGCCTTCATATGTAATGCGCACGCATGGTGCACGACAACAACGCGAGGCAGTAAAGAGGACTCCTAGGAAACAACTACAACTTGTATTCGAG GCACTGGACACCCTTGGAAGCACCAGATGGCGAGTGAATAAGAGAGTTCTTGATGTTGTCGATAGAATATGGGCTAACGGAGGTCGTCTTGCAGGCTTAATTGACCGTGATGAT GTCCCTCTGCCAGAGAAACCAGATACAGAAGATGaatcaattattaaaaaatGGAATTGGAAAGTTAAGGCTATTAAAAAAGAAAATGGCGAGAGGTATTCACAACGTTGTGATACAGAGCTTAAACTTGCT GTTGCACGGAAATTGAAAGACGAAGAAGGTTTCTTCTACCCTCACAACCTTGATTTTCGAGGCCGCGCATACCCTATGCACCCACATTTGAACCATCTAGGCTCAGATATTTGTAGGGGAATCCTCGAGTTCTCGGATGGGCGACCTCTTGGAAAATCAGGCTTGCGCTGGTTGAAGATACATTTGGCAAATTTATTTGCCAATGGTGTGGACAAATTATCTCATGAGGGTCGAGTATCTTTTACTGAGAATCACTTGGATGATATATTTGATTCTGCTGACAGACCACTTGAAGGAAGGCGATGGTGGTTGAATGCGGAAGATCCATTTCAGTGTTTGGCTGTATGTATCAATCTGGCTGAAGCTCTGAGAAATCCATCTCCAGATACAACACTTTCACATATTCCAGTGCACCAG GATGGTTCCTGCAACGGCTTACAGCATTATGCTGCCCTTGGTAGAGATAAG TTAGGAGCAGCTGCTGTTAATTTGGTTGCTGGAGAAAAACCTGCTGATGTTTACTCCGGAATAGCTGCCAG GGTTCTTGATATCATGAAGAAAGATGCACAGAAAGATCCTGCAGTATTCCCTGATTCATTGCGAGCAAGATTACTGATCAATCAG GTTGATAGGAAGCTGGTTAAGCAGACAGTGATGACATCAGTGTATGGAGTTACTTATATTGGTGCTCGAGATCAAATAAAGAGAAGGTTAAAAGAACGTGGTGCCATTGAAGATGATGAACAACTCTTCGGTGCGGCTTGTTATGCAGCAAAA ATTACCTTAACTGCATTGGAGCAAATGTTTGAGGCGGCTAGGAGCATCATGGGTTGGCTTGGAGATTGTGCGAAG ATTATTGCATCCGAGAACCATCCAGTTCAGTGGACAACTCCACTTGGACTACCAGTGGTTCAGCCGTACCGTAAAATAGGAAGACATTTG ATTAAAACTTCTCTTCAAGTTTTGACTCTGCAACGGGAGTCAGAAAAG ATAATGGTCAAAAGGCAGAGAACAGCTTTCCCCCCGAACTTTGTGCATTCCCTTGATGGTTCACATATGATGATGACTGCTATTGCCTGCAAGAACGCAGGCTTAAATTTTGCAG GTGTTCATGATTCGTACTGGACCCACGCATGTGATGTTGATGACATGAACCGAATACTAAGAGAGAAATTTGTAGAACTTTATGAAACTCCTATTCTTGAGAAT ATGATGTTGGGGTTTCAAACATCTTTTCCCACGTTGTCGTTCCCTCCATTGCCTGGTCGAGGGGATTTTGATCTCAGAGAAGTATTGCAATCTCCATATTTCTTTAACTAA